The Sphingobacteriales bacterium nucleotide sequence CACAAACCATAATGCTTGGATTCTCTGATGGCACAAAAGACGCAGGTTATCTTAGAGCAAATTGGGATATTTTTAAAACCAAAGAAACACTTACCGCAATAGCCAGAAAATATGATATAAAAATTATATTTTTTGATGGAAGAGGTGGTCCACCAGCACGTGGCGGCGGAAAAACACATCGCTTTTATGCAGCGCAAGGAAAAGACATTGCCAACGATGCCATACAACTAACCATACAAGGACAAACCATTTCTAGTATGTATGGACATGAACAGCAATTTAATTACAACTGCGAACAATTGATAACAGCAGGATTGCACAACGAATTGTTTAATGATGTAAGTCCGAATAAACAACAAAAAAAATTAATGGATGAGTTGGCAACAATGAGTTATAACAAATATGTTGACTTAAAAAATCATCCTAAATTTTTACCTTATCTTGAAAAAATGAGTGCTTTAAAATATTATAACTTAACTAATATTGGAAGCAGACCAGGAAAAAGAGGCAAAACAAAAAAACTTATTTTCTCAGATTTAAGAGCCATAGCTTTTGTAAGCGCATGGAGTTTATTAAAACAAAATGTTCCTGGATATTTTGGTATAGGCACAGCAATTAATACTTTTTATGAAGCTGGACAATTGCACAAGCTACAGTTATTATTCAATCATTTTCCATTTTTCAAAACACTTATATTAAATAGTATGATGTCATTATCAAAATCAAATTTTGAACTTACAGCATATATGAAATCAGACAAAGAATTTGGAGCATTTTGGAAAATATTATATAAAGAATATGAACTGAGCAAACGAATGGTTTTATTAGTAAGTGGCTACTCAGAGCTTATGCAAGAAGAACCAATAAGTAGACTATCAATAGCACAAAGAGAAAAAATTGTATTGCCATTAATTACCATACAGCAATACGCATTACAAAAAATACATGCCAATAGCAAGCACCAATCAGAATATGAAAAGATGGTAATGCGTTCATTGTTTGGCAATATCAACGCCAGCAGAAACTCTGCCTAGAATTTTTAATAAAATTTCTGCGTATTTACTTTTTTTCTTGATAAAAAAAGTAACAAAGAAAAATCAAGGCTTACGAAAAATTACGCTAAAAATATTCGTCTTCGCTAAAAGTTTTTAAACTTGTTCTGTTTCTTCAAAGCAGAACTTCAAACAGCAAAACTTTTTTACGCTCGATGTTACTTTTCTAATACCGTGATAGTCGACAGTCAGTCATGGATTGACGCTTGAACGTTTTATTGCTTTTTTTGATGAAATCGTTTGATGTCATTGCCTTGAAAAAGGCAATCTCATATTTCTAAGTATTTAGGAGATTACCACTTTCATGGTAATGACAGTAAGACTATTTTTTTCTTGATGAAAAAGTGCATTTACTTTCTTTGTCTTGATACAAGAGTGTTACATTTACTTTTTTTCTTGATAAAATAGTGCATTTACTTTCTTTGTCTTGATACAAGAGTGTAATACTTACTTTTTTTCTAGATAAAAAAAGTAACAAAAAAATCAAGGCTTACGAAAAATGACGCTAAAAATATTCGTCTTCGCTAAAAGTTTTTAAACTTGTTCTGCTTCTCTAAAGCAGAACTTCAAACAGCAAAACTTTCTTTACGCTCGACGCTTATTTTCTTAACGCTATTTTTCTAATGCCAATTTCTTTTCTTATCAGAATATGATTTTAGTCGTTTCGATTTTTCTTCGCCACGTGCTGACGCTTGAACGCATGGCGGTCGGCGGTCAGCGGTCGACAGTCAGCTGTGGATTGACGCTTGAATGTTCTTTATGCAAAACTTTCTTTATGCTCGACGCTTATTTTCTTAACGCTATTTTTCTAATGCCGTTTTTTATTTCTCTTTAGATTATGATTTCAGCTGTTTCGATTTTTCTTCGCCGCGTGCTGGCGCATGAACGTTCTTTATGCAAAACTTTCCTTACGCTCGACGCTTATTTTCTTTACGCTATTTTTCTAATGCCGTAATCGTCGACTGTCAGCTGTGGACTAATAATTTGCCATTGTAGAATACCTTAAAATGAAAAAGAGCTGGACATATATCCAACTCTTTTCTTTGTTTTGTGATCGCGGCACGATTCGAACGTGCGACCAACTGCTTAGAAGGCAGTTGCTCTATCCCCTGAGCTACGCGACCATCACCCAATTAGGTCGGCAAATATATTGCGTTTTTTATAAATTTCCTATTTTTGTTTATTAAAAAATTATGTTGAATCAAGAAATACAAATAGAAGATACATGGAAACAAGTTTTAGCAGATGAATTTGAAAAGTCTTATTTTCAAGAACTGAAGCAATTTTTGTTGACAGAAAGTGCGGCACAGAAGACTATCTTTCCTAAAGGTAATCTTATCTTTAATGCTTATAACACTACACCTTTCGACAAAGTAAAGGTGGTTATTATTGGTCAAGATCCGTACCATGGCATCGGGCAAGCACATGGTTTGTGTTTCTCGGTACAGTATGGTGTGGCAGTGCCTCCAAGTCTGAAAAATATATACAAAGAAATTAAAAATAATTATCCTGATTTCGAGGTTCCAACGCATGGTTGTTTGCAAGAATGGGCTGCACAAGGTGTTTTTTTATTAAATTCCATACTTACTGTAGAAGCTAATAAGCCTGCATCGCACCAAAAACGTGGATGGGAAAACTTTACTGATGCAAGTATCGAAGCATTATCAAAAAATAAAACTGGTCTTGTTTTTTTGCTCTGGGGAAATTTTGCTCAGCAGAAAGCATCGTTAATTGATGAACAAAAGCATTATATTTTAAAAGCTGCGCATCCTTCTCCTTTCTCTGCATATAATGGTTTTTTTTGGTGTCAACATTTTATTAAAACAAATGAATTGTTGCTAAAACAACAGTTGGAGCCAATAAATTGGCAACTACAAGCATATGAACAAAGATTATTTTAACAACAATTATCTAGATAAGAATAGATATAAGTAGTCTTATGCTTAAATTTGCAACTCAAAAAAGTAAATTAGTATGTACAGTATCTTTGGTCTTATTGCAAGTATTTATGGTATGCTTGCTGTAGCATTTGGTGCTTTTGGTGCACATGCACTAAAAACGAAACTAGATGTGTACCAACATCAAATTTATGATAAAGCTGTACACTATCAGTTTTTTCACATAGCAGCATTGTTATGTGTTTTTATCTTATCAAAATTCTTTCCTTCAAGAGCTTTGTATTTATCTGGTTGGTTTTTTGTGGCAGGCATATTTTTGTTTAGTGGCTCTTTGTATGTGCTTGCTACTCGACAGCTTCTAGGTATAGAACAAATTTCAAAGATTGTTGGTCCACTTACACCACTAGGTGGTTTATCATTCATCATTGGTTGGATATTTTTATTTATATCAATTTCTAAAGTAAAATA carries:
- the ung gene encoding uracil-DNA glycosylase; this translates as MLNQEIQIEDTWKQVLADEFEKSYFQELKQFLLTESAAQKTIFPKGNLIFNAYNTTPFDKVKVVIIGQDPYHGIGQAHGLCFSVQYGVAVPPSLKNIYKEIKNNYPDFEVPTHGCLQEWAAQGVFLLNSILTVEANKPASHQKRGWENFTDASIEALSKNKTGLVFLLWGNFAQQKASLIDEQKHYILKAAHPSPFSAYNGFFWCQHFIKTNELLLKQQLEPINWQLQAYEQRLF
- a CDS encoding DUF423 domain-containing protein, producing the protein MYSIFGLIASIYGMLAVAFGAFGAHALKTKLDVYQHQIYDKAVHYQFFHIAALLCVFILSKFFPSRALYLSGWFFVAGIFLFSGSLYVLATRQLLGIEQISKIVGPLTPLGGLSFIIGWIFLFISISKVK